From a region of the Athene noctua chromosome 14, bAthNoc1.hap1.1, whole genome shotgun sequence genome:
- the B4GALNT4 gene encoding N-acetyl-beta-glucosaminyl-glycoprotein 4-beta-N-acetylgalactosaminyltransferase 1: protein MPRLPVKKLRKQLKLLLLLVLLTFAVWFTYLHISLVRQGRALRLPFAYGRDGERLGEVTDPVRRPAVARASARRRKAEESSESHEEELMNDGQDLDGWFSRGQRSSQATMQPKLNLTKQALPWNEQYKGKANLHVFEDWCGGAVRHLRKNLHFPLFPHTRTTVKKLAVSPKWKNYGLRIFGYIHPFKDGDFQFSVASDDNSEFWLSSDDSPSNSRLAAFVGKLGTEWTAPGEFTKFSSQVSKPLRLMSSRRYYFELLHKQDDRGSDHVEVGWRVFLPSLKFEVIDSSYISLYTDESSLKMNHVEHIPQTLASHSGSYLWEAQQDEHGADMLKSDPRDTFFLTPAIEASRVENVLVPCAYSPTYVVKDFPIARYQGLQFVYLSFVYPNDFTRLTHMETENKCFYRESPLYLEKFGFYKYMKMDEEEEDPRQRAFLFLNPDNFLEDEEEEEGVDSPEPTDPPPEAKEKGFRPVPGARGKENPPVTGDYGDDLDYYSFRRKQGQAREEAGTPGQPGGWGTSRRASASPAANLQDLRGEEDVGPVLEQVHGRVLSWLPQDPGEGEEDELGLLVSSKHAGALSLQPHLSVPIFGGKARTPGPSKVAAPREEKKPRKAQEKVYVTRLQPGKRKAPAQEPAFPSIFLYPKTLKKVHLRSRTPQKHPMASSKLRAIPGRRSPWLLSNLSKERDAARRKSARTGGRRWERLPKLGTERRALPSLLALGTEGLFSRETHEDTTPAPGKMAATAAYNSSEAARSEGPRVTSFLKMSETTASQREEGKGQEEEEEEEEEVSDYSYETGELQQSWLEDSINWQRTFSVSSVDFELLRSDWNDLRCNVSGNLQLSESEVVDVVAQYMEKLNEKNGGIYTLLRIVNVEKRRDTARGNRYLLELELAERGQRTVRLSEYVYVLLHQGKQDDSAEANPDGPAPGATEPQPSPWSILYGKPILCRPLRLSWKQDVMVHFVVPVKNQARWVQQFISDMARLYGATKDTNFNVILVDFDSDDMDVEKALQDARLPRYQYLRRTGNFERSAGLQAGVDTVEDGHSIVFLCDLHIHFPPNILDSIRKHCVEGKLAYAPIVMRLSCGSSPREPNGYWEVNGFGLFGIYKSDFDRVGGMNTEEFRDRWGGEDWELLDRVLQSGLEVERLRLRNFYHYYHSKRGMWNARIKKPPKD, encoded by the exons ATGCCGCGGCTCCCGGTGAAGAAGCTCCGGAagcagctgaagctgctgctgctgctggtgctgctcacCTTCGCCGTCTGGTTCACCTACCTCCACATCAGCCTGGTGCGCCAGGGCCGCGCCCTGCGCCTCCCCTTCGCCTACGGCAGAG ATGGCGAGAGGCTGGGGGAGGTGACCGATCCCGTCAGGCGGCCGGCGGTGGCCCGGGCATCGGCGCGGCGGAGGAAAGCTGAGGAGTCCAGCGAGAGCCATGAGGAGGAGCTGATG AACGATGGACAGGACTTGGACGGGTGGTTTTCCAGAGGCCAACGCTCCAGCCAAGCCACGATGCAGCCCAAACTCAACCTGACCAAGCAGGCTTTGCCCTGGAACGAGCAG TACAAAGGGAAGGCAAACTTGCACGTCTTCGAAGACTGGTGTGGAGGAGCCGTGAGGCACCTGAGGAAGAACCTCCATTTTCCGCTCTTTCCCCAT ACCCGCACCACAGTGAAAAAGCTGGCTGTGTCGCCCAAGTGGAAGAACTACGGGCTGCGGATTTTTGGCTACATCCACCCCTTCAAGGATG GGGATTTCCAGTTTTCTGTGGCATCGGATGACAACTCAGAGTTCTGGCTCAGCTCTGACGACAGTCCCTCCAACTCCCGGCTGGCTGCGTTTGTGGGCAAG ctGGGCACCGAGTGGACAGCGCCAGGAGAGTTCACCAAATTCAGCTCACAAGTCTCCAAGCCCCTCCG CCTTATGTCCTCCAGACGCTACTACTTCGAGCTGCTCCACAAACAAGACGACCGAGGTTCAGACCACGTGGAAGTTGGC tggcGAGTTTTCCTCCCCAGCTTGAAGTTCGAAGTGATTGACTCCTCCTACATCTCTCTGTACACAG ATGAGTCGTCCCTGAAGATGAACCACGTGGAGCACATCCCACAGACCTTGGCCAGCCACAGTGGGAGCTACCTCTGGGAGGCACAGCAGGATGAGCACGGGGCTGACATGCTGAAGTCTGACCCCAGGGACACCTTCTTCCTCA CGCCTGCGATCGAGGCCTCGCGAGTGGAAAATGTGCTGGTGCCCTGTGCCTACAGCCCTACCTACGTGGTGAAGGACTTCCCCATCGCCCGCTACCAGGGCCTGCAATTT GTCTACCTCTCGTTCGTGTACCCCAACGACTTCACACGCCTCACGCACATGGAGACGGAGAACAAGTGCTTCTACAGAGAGTCCCCCCTCTACCTGGAGAA GTTTGGTTTTTATAAGTACATGAAGatggatgaagaggaggaggatccgCGCCAGCGAGCATTTCTATTTCTCAACCCAGACA ACTTCCtcgaggatgaggaggaggaggaaggagtggacAGCCCTGAGCCCACAGACCCGCCTCCTGAAGCCAAGGAGAAGGGCTTCAGGCCAGTACCTGGAGCCAGAGGGAAAGAGAACCCGCCAGTCACCGGGGATTACGGAGACGACCTGGACTATTACAGCTTTCGCCGCAAGCAGGGCCAGGCCCGGGAGGAAGCGGGCACGCCTGGGCAGCCGGGAGGATGGGGCACGTCCCGCCGGGCCAGCGCCAGCCCAGCGGCCAACCTCCAGGACCTCCGCGGGGAGGAGGATGTGGGCCCTGTACTGGAGCAGGTCCATGGGCGGGTGCTCAGTTGGTTACCCCAGGATCCCGGTGAGGGTGAGGAGGatgagctggggctgctggtgtCTTCAAAGCATGCTGGGGCCCTGAGCCTCCAACCCCACCTCTCCGTTCCCATCTTTGGTGGCAAAGCCAGAACGCCGGGTCCCAGCAAGGTGGCAGCACCCAGGGAGGAGAAGAAGCCCCGGAAAGCCCAGGAGAAGGTTTATGTGACCAGGCTGCAGCCAGGGAAGCGCAAAGCCCCGGCACAGGAGCCGGCCTTCCCCAGCATCTTCCTTTACCCAAAGACTCTGAAGAAAGTCCACCTGCGCTCCAGGACCCCTCAGAAGCACCCCATGGCCTCCAGCAAGCTCCGTGCCATCCCTGGCCGCCGCAGCCCCTGGCTCCTGAGCAACCTCTCCAAGGAGAGGGATGCTGCCAGGCGGAAGAGTGCCCGTACGGGTGGCAGGAGGTGGGAACGGCTGCCCAAGCTGGGCACCGAGCGGCGGGCACTGCCCAGCCTCCTTGCCCTGGGGACCGAAGGGCTCTTCAGCAGGGAGACCCACGAGGACACGACTCCTGCCCCAGGCAAGATGGCGGCCACTGCCGCTTACAATTCCTCCGAGGCGGCCCGCTCAGAGGGGCCGCGGGTGACATCCTTTCTGAAGATGTCAGAGACGACGGCATCCCagcgggaggagggaaagggccaggaggaagaggaggaagaggaagaagaggtgtcAGACTACAGCTACGAGActggggagctgcagcagagctggctggaggACTCCATCAACTGGCAGAGGACGTTCAGTGTCAGCTCAGTGGACTTCGAGCTCCTGCGCTCTGACTGGAACGATCTGCGCTGCAACGTGTCAGGCAACCTGCAGCTGAGTGAGAGCGAGGTCGTCGACGTGGTGGCACAGTACATGGAGAAGCTCAACGAGAAGAACGGAGG CATCTACACCCTCCTGAGGATCGTCAACGTGGAGAAGCGTCGGGACACGGCGCGGGGGAACCGCTActtgctggagctggagctggcgGAGCGGGGCCAGCGGACGGTGCGGCTCTCTGAGTACGTCTACGTCCTCCTGCACCAGGGCAAGCAGGATGACAGCGCTGAGGCCAACCCCGACGGGCCAGCCCCAGGGGCCACTGAGCCCCAGCCGAGCCCCTGGAGCATCCTCTACGGGAAACCCATTCTGTGCCGGCCACTGCGGCTCAGCTGGAAGCAGGATGTCATGGTGCACTTCGTGGTGCCCG TGAAGAACCAAGCCCGCTGGGTCCAGCAGTTCATCTCTGACATGGCCCGCCTCTATGGGGCTACGAAGGACACCAACTTCAACGTCATCCTGGTGGACTTCGACAGTGACGACATGGATGTTGAGAAAGCCCTGCAGGATGCCCGACTGCCCCG CTACCAGTACCTGCGGCGCACGGGGAACTTCGAGCGCTCAGCTGGGCTGCAGGCTGGTGTGGACACAGTCGAG GACGGGCACAGCATCGTCTTCCTCTGCGACCTGCACATCCACTTCCCCCCCAATATCCTGGACAGCATCCGGAAGCACTGCGTGGAGGGGAAGCTGGCCTACGCGCCCATTGTCATGAGGCTGAGCTGCGGCAGCTCCCCGCGGGAGCCCAATG GCTACTGGGAGGTGAATGGCTTCGGCCTCTTCGGCATATACAAGTCGGACTTTGACCGTGTGGGAGGGATGAACACGGAGGAGTTCAGAGACCGCTGGGGCGGGGAGGACTG
- the LOC141965902 gene encoding dispanin subfamily A member 2b-like — protein sequence MDRSRSLGPALPPYEPLAEGLNMEGFPQSTVVSVEAPPLPPPRDHLAWSLCTTLYANFCCLGLLALVFSVKSRDRKVLGDYSGALSYGSTAKYLNITALLLNIFLVILVIALVASGTVVMVNLLNQECQALFNLEHQSLPGPT from the exons ATGGACCGGTCGCGGTCGCTGGGGCCGGCGCTGCCGCCTTACGAGCCGCTGGCGGAGGGGCTGAACATGGAGGGGTTCCCGCAGAGCACCGTGGTGTCGGTGGaggcgccgccgctgccgcccccccgcgACCACCTCGCCTGGTCCCTCTGCACCACGCTGTACGCCAACTTCTGCTGCCTGGGCCTCTTGGCGCTCGTCTTCTCCGTGAAG TCCAGGGACCGCAAAGTCCTCGGCGACTACAGCGGGGCACTGAGCTACGGCTCCACCGCCAAGTACCTGAACATCACCGCTCTGCTGCTAAACATCTTCCTCGTCATCCTCGTCATCGCCCTGGTCGCTAGCGGCACCGTCGTCATGGTGAACCTCTTAAACCAGGAGTGTCAGGCCCTCTTCAACTTGGAGCATCAGTCCCTCCCCGGCCCCACTTAG